The Streptomyces avermitilis MA-4680 = NBRC 14893 genome contains a region encoding:
- a CDS encoding sigma-70 family RNA polymerase sigma factor: protein MGDTPRTDRANNADVEREFQVFYAAHYAQLVAQGTMLSDSLQEAEDAAQEACMAAMAKWDTIRSPYHWTKKAMSRKLVRDRQMRRARWYRRLLPQSPPDLEIPVPPRSSVDERMRALDVLAALRQLPPRQRQVMILLAECELDHQEIAELLGTTPNNVGVNVHHARRKLRLLLGQGSEPVPTGDSLDSVRRDDPLYALIHSTAVWLRQGIHAKQRADRKEGNR from the coding sequence GACGTCGAACGCGAGTTCCAGGTCTTCTACGCGGCCCACTACGCCCAACTGGTCGCCCAGGGAACGATGTTGAGCGACAGCCTCCAAGAGGCCGAGGACGCCGCGCAGGAAGCCTGCATGGCGGCGATGGCCAAATGGGACACGATCCGGTCCCCGTACCACTGGACCAAGAAGGCCATGAGTCGCAAACTCGTCCGCGACCGTCAAATGCGCAGGGCCCGCTGGTACCGACGGCTGCTGCCGCAGTCACCCCCCGACCTGGAGATCCCGGTGCCGCCCCGCTCCTCGGTCGATGAGCGGATGCGCGCCCTCGACGTCCTGGCCGCGCTGCGGCAACTGCCGCCGCGCCAGCGCCAGGTCATGATCCTCCTCGCCGAATGCGAACTGGATCACCAGGAGATCGCGGAGCTGCTCGGCACGACTCCCAACAACGTCGGCGTGAACGTCCATCACGCCCGCCGCAAGCTTCGACTCCTGCTCGGTCAGGGCTCCGAGCCGGTGCCGACGGGCGACTCACTGGACTCCGTCCGACGCGACGACCCCCTGTACGCCCTCATCCACTCCACGGCCGTGTGGCTGCGACAGGGAATCCACGCCAAACAGCGCGCGGACCGGAAGGAGGGAAACCGGTGA